The following proteins are co-located in the Paenibacillus sp. JNUCC32 genome:
- the flgK gene encoding flagellar hook-associated protein FlgK: protein MRSTFHLLEIGKRGLIAQQAALNTAGHNVTNANTPGYSRQTTRLVAANPIAFPGLQRSQAAGQLGMGVEAESIQRVRDFLLDIEYRNQNTNLSTWSVQQETLSNIEGIFNEPSDSSLSASIAEFWTAWQTLSKNPSDTDLSARMAVQQKAIALTETFNHIYSQLDTLSNNLTSRIDTKVAEANNYIEQVAELTQSIKRIEGLGDNANDLRDKRDLLVDQLSLLGNVNVTETGDVYQVTFGNQVVVDDMTFTPITNAIAGALTGGEIAGYVTSRDVHVQGYITQLNIMANTLATGKVEVTLPAGTILPPGVNIPNAVMDANNPRKLAADTKHTVDGLNGLHKLGYTLNEPATTGGDFFVSANGGPITAGNMRLSQTIQSDLKNIGASLRTEMKTDPVNGTTSEVVLKGNGGMALLIAQLSERTFNFNPNNNNGSVTDITNFEGYLQSVISKLGTDSSNAIKMVENGTLLVEHADTLRLSISSVSLDEEMSDLIRFQHAYSASSRVVTTIDEMLDKLINGTGIVGR from the coding sequence ATGAGATCCACATTTCATTTGCTCGAAATCGGAAAGAGGGGCTTGATTGCCCAGCAAGCTGCGCTTAACACAGCTGGTCATAACGTTACGAACGCGAATACGCCGGGATATTCCCGCCAGACAACCCGCCTGGTTGCAGCTAACCCGATCGCTTTTCCGGGATTGCAGCGCTCTCAAGCGGCTGGTCAGCTCGGGATGGGCGTAGAAGCGGAGAGTATTCAGCGCGTTCGGGATTTCCTGCTGGATATCGAATACCGCAATCAGAACACGAATTTGTCGACATGGAGCGTTCAGCAAGAGACGCTTTCAAATATTGAGGGGATTTTTAATGAGCCTTCGGACAGCAGTTTGAGCGCAAGCATTGCGGAGTTTTGGACGGCTTGGCAGACGCTGAGCAAGAATCCAAGCGACACCGATTTGTCCGCCCGGATGGCGGTTCAGCAGAAAGCGATTGCTTTGACGGAGACATTTAACCATATTTACTCCCAATTGGATACGCTCAGCAACAACTTGACGTCCCGCATCGACACCAAGGTAGCGGAAGCTAACAATTATATTGAGCAAGTGGCAGAATTAACGCAAAGCATTAAACGGATTGAGGGTCTTGGCGATAACGCAAACGATCTGCGCGATAAGCGGGATCTGCTCGTTGATCAGCTGTCATTGCTCGGAAACGTCAATGTCACGGAGACCGGTGACGTTTATCAAGTGACGTTTGGCAACCAGGTCGTGGTTGACGATATGACGTTCACCCCGATTACGAACGCAATTGCCGGCGCATTGACCGGCGGGGAGATTGCTGGTTATGTAACCTCCCGTGATGTGCATGTTCAAGGGTATATCACACAGTTGAACATTATGGCCAATACGCTGGCTACCGGCAAAGTGGAAGTGACACTGCCGGCTGGAACGATTCTTCCACCAGGTGTCAACATACCGAATGCGGTTATGGATGCGAATAATCCGCGTAAACTCGCCGCGGATACCAAGCATACCGTAGACGGTCTCAATGGGTTGCATAAGCTGGGTTACACTCTGAATGAGCCGGCGACAACCGGCGGCGACTTCTTTGTCTCTGCTAATGGAGGGCCGATTACAGCGGGGAATATGAGGCTTAGCCAGACCATTCAATCGGATCTGAAGAACATCGGCGCCTCCCTGCGGACCGAAATGAAGACTGATCCGGTGAACGGTACGACATCCGAGGTGGTATTGAAAGGAAACGGCGGCATGGCGCTTTTGATCGCGCAACTGTCAGAACGTACGTTTAATTTCAATCCGAACAACAACAATGGTTCAGTCACGGATATCACTAATTTTGAAGGATATCTGCAGTCCGTTATCTCCAAATTAGGTACGGACAGCAGTAATGCCATTAAGATGGTGGAGAACGGCACGTTGTTGGTTGAGCATGCGGATACACTCCGCCTATCGATTAGCAGTGTATCGCTTGACGAAGAGATGTCGGATCTCATTCGTTTCCAGCATGCTTACAGCGCTTCATCTCGTGTAGTCACTACCATTGACGAGATGCTGGACAAATTAATTAACGGTACCGGCATTGTCGGCAGATAG
- the flgL gene encoding flagellar hook-associated protein FlgL, whose amino-acid sequence MRITQSMMTSSMMSGLQGNYRRLDKYQEQMMTQRRINRPSDDPVGVASALQYRGQITATTQFEQNAEDADSWLKYGDTVLTETTQIIQRLADLAVQGGTDTVPADARKNIAEEVEQLYEQLVSLGNSQFKGKYIFNGDRIDQKPFPDDPSQTAYTLDQGEVKYQVGAGITVSVNTLGEQVFGAYGDATGIYAVVDNFKKALLANDTAEIQKAIPSLQNNLETVITAQSEIGGKQNRLEFTLSRLGDLNINYMDLQSKVEDADISKVIIGLKTSESVYQASLDTMARIIRPSLMDFLR is encoded by the coding sequence ATGCGCATAACTCAATCTATGATGACTAGCTCCATGATGAGTGGCCTGCAAGGCAACTACCGCAGACTGGACAAATACCAGGAGCAAATGATGACCCAGCGCCGGATTAACCGTCCTTCCGACGATCCGGTGGGTGTTGCAAGTGCTCTCCAATACCGTGGTCAGATCACGGCTACAACGCAGTTTGAGCAAAATGCTGAGGATGCGGATTCGTGGTTGAAATATGGAGATACGGTTCTAACAGAGACAACGCAGATTATACAACGATTGGCTGATCTTGCTGTCCAAGGTGGAACTGATACTGTACCAGCCGATGCACGTAAAAATATTGCCGAGGAAGTAGAACAATTGTATGAACAGCTTGTTTCTCTCGGTAACTCCCAATTTAAGGGGAAGTATATTTTTAATGGTGATCGAATTGATCAAAAACCATTCCCAGATGATCCGTCTCAAACAGCCTATACTTTGGATCAAGGTGAGGTTAAATATCAGGTTGGTGCTGGGATTACCGTATCAGTAAACACATTAGGAGAGCAAGTTTTTGGTGCTTATGGGGATGCAACTGGTATATATGCAGTTGTAGATAATTTTAAAAAGGCGTTGTTAGCAAACGATACTGCAGAAATTCAGAAGGCTATTCCTTCCCTCCAAAATAATTTGGAGACAGTTATTACAGCCCAATCTGAAATTGGTGGTAAACAAAATCGGTTGGAATTCACATTAAGTAGACTAGGTGATCTGAACATTAATTACATGGATCTGCAGTCCAAGGTGGAGGATGCTGATATCTCCAAGGTAATTATCGGCCTTAAGACGTCGGAAAGCGTTTATCAGGCTTCGCTCGATACAATGGCCCGCATTATACGTCCAAGCTTGATGGATTTTCTAAGATAA
- a CDS encoding DUF6470 family protein, producing the protein MNIPRIQIQQGYSRLGLEITEGRQSIEQPRPSLNMKQQRGVLEMEQTRSVLEIDSRKAWSALGRARFEEMTDRIAQSSLQISMHNIAEIARNGDRMMAFHEGGNVFAEIARDNVFKDRPRVELAGEPGYDNVEITFTPGQVRTNYTPGGVTFNPETYKPVIDYYPGKVNPYLIQQNFIFMSATGKQLDAVV; encoded by the coding sequence ATGAATATCCCTCGTATTCAGATTCAACAAGGATATTCACGATTGGGGCTTGAAATAACAGAAGGACGACAGAGCATAGAGCAGCCTAGACCCTCTCTAAATATGAAACAACAGCGTGGTGTACTTGAAATGGAACAGACTAGGTCCGTTCTTGAAATCGATTCGAGGAAAGCCTGGTCCGCACTCGGCAGGGCTCGATTTGAAGAAATGACGGACCGGATCGCACAATCATCCCTTCAGATTTCCATGCATAATATTGCGGAAATCGCTCGTAACGGGGACCGAATGATGGCTTTTCATGAAGGTGGCAACGTATTTGCTGAAATTGCACGAGATAATGTGTTTAAGGACAGGCCGAGAGTCGAGTTGGCTGGAGAACCAGGGTACGACAATGTCGAGATTACCTTCACTCCAGGACAAGTGCGTACAAATTATACACCGGGTGGAGTCACGTTTAACCCTGAGACATATAAGCCGGTTATTGATTATTATCCCGGTAAAGTAAATCCATATTTGATTCAACAAAATTTTATATTTATGTCTGCGACGGGTAAACAGCTGGATGCAGTTGTCTGA
- the fliW gene encoding flagellar assembly protein FliW, with the protein MIVNTKRFGAIEVDEKEVITFRGPILGFGGLQKYVFIPSENNEHPFGFLQSIEDENLTFIVTDPFTFFSEYEFQLDPHWIGALDIQDKEYIQVMVIVTIRSAEDVTCNLRAPIVLNRAKNIAAQIVLDQGSHTTKQPLSGGGRKGGDSDVNSVSK; encoded by the coding sequence ATGATTGTGAATACAAAGAGATTTGGTGCTATAGAGGTCGACGAAAAAGAAGTGATAACGTTCAGGGGGCCCATATTGGGGTTTGGCGGGCTGCAAAAGTATGTTTTTATTCCATCCGAGAACAACGAACACCCTTTTGGGTTTTTACAATCTATAGAGGATGAAAATTTGACCTTTATTGTGACGGACCCTTTTACGTTCTTTAGTGAATATGAGTTTCAGCTGGACCCTCATTGGATAGGAGCTTTAGATATACAGGATAAGGAGTATATTCAGGTGATGGTGATTGTAACTATCCGTTCCGCTGAAGATGTCACCTGCAATCTAAGAGCTCCAATTGTGTTAAATAGAGCCAAAAATATCGCTGCCCAGATCGTTTTGGATCAAGGAAGTCATACAACAAAACAACCATTATCGGGAGGGGGTAGGAAAGGAGGGGATTCCGATGTTAATTCTGTCTCGAAATAA
- the csrA gene encoding carbon storage regulator CsrA, with translation MLILSRNKGQKIILNDNIVLSVLEINGDQVRIGIDAPTNVTIYREEIYDAIKQQNQHAIEFNADIQEILNQVANQKKN, from the coding sequence ATGTTAATTCTGTCTCGAAATAAAGGGCAGAAAATTATACTCAACGATAACATTGTCCTCTCCGTTCTTGAAATCAACGGTGACCAGGTCAGAATTGGTATCGATGCCCCTACAAATGTCACAATATACCGGGAAGAGATCTATGACGCAATTAAACAGCAGAATCAGCATGCCATCGAGTTCAACGCCGATATCCAGGAAATTTTGAATCAAGTAGCTAATCAAAAAAAGAATTAA
- a CDS encoding flagellin → MRINHNISSYNTQRQLTFNNNSSAKNLEKLSSGYRINRAADDAAGLAISEKMRNQVRGLEQASRNALDGISMIQVAEGALNETHSMLQRMGELYTQAANETLTTSDAKKIEDEIAQLTAQIDSIAEQTKFNGRELLTTAVDTNQLDFQVGANEGDTITLTLRSAQVAELAINDLKDLTLITDADQLNDEVKLNLTKVQTAIDEVSEIRSGLGAVQNRLEHTVNNLGTTAENLQAAESRIRDVDMAKEMSDFTKNNILTQAATAMLAQANQQPQGILQLLR, encoded by the coding sequence ATGCGTATTAACCACAATATCAGCTCGTACAACACTCAGCGTCAATTGACTTTCAACAACAACAGCTCTGCTAAGAACCTGGAGAAACTTTCTTCTGGTTACCGCATTAACCGTGCGGCAGACGATGCAGCAGGTTTGGCTATTTCCGAGAAAATGCGTAACCAAGTTCGCGGTTTGGAGCAAGCTAGCCGTAACGCCTTGGATGGTATTTCTATGATTCAAGTGGCTGAGGGTGCTTTGAATGAAACTCACTCCATGCTTCAACGTATGGGTGAACTTTATACTCAAGCTGCCAACGAAACTTTGACTACTTCGGATGCTAAGAAAATTGAAGATGAGATTGCTCAATTGACTGCTCAAATCGATAGCATTGCTGAGCAAACGAAGTTCAATGGTAGAGAGCTGTTGACCACGGCTGTGGATACTAATCAATTGGATTTCCAAGTAGGTGCTAACGAAGGTGATACTATTACATTGACACTGAGATCGGCACAGGTTGCTGAGCTTGCTATTAATGACTTGAAGGATCTCACACTTATTACTGATGCAGATCAATTGAATGATGAAGTAAAACTGAACTTGACTAAGGTACAAACGGCAATTGACGAAGTATCCGAAATTCGTTCCGGCCTGGGTGCTGTTCAGAACCGCCTCGAGCATACAGTAAACAACTTGGGAACTACGGCTGAGAACCTCCAAGCGGCTGAATCCCGAATCCGTGACGTAGACATGGCTAAGGAAATGAGCGATTTCACAAAGAATAACATTCTTACTCAAGCTGCAACTGCAATGTTGGCTCAGGCTAACCAACAACCACAAGGCATTCTGCAACTGCTTAGATAA
- a CDS encoding flagellar protein FlaG, with amino-acid sequence MKVSHDLPALPFIKQEQLPSVVGEYSSSLFKTHQQDRALPVDDKELENLVNRANKTLNDLDTEVKVSFHEGTNQMMIKVVNSKTHEVLKEIPPEKLIDLVYNLCELAGLFTDRRI; translated from the coding sequence ATGAAAGTAAGTCATGACTTACCTGCACTTCCTTTCATTAAACAGGAGCAGCTGCCTTCAGTGGTCGGAGAATATTCTTCATCTTTGTTTAAGACTCATCAGCAAGATCGTGCGCTGCCAGTTGATGACAAGGAATTAGAGAATCTTGTTAATAGAGCGAATAAGACCTTAAATGATCTTGATACGGAAGTAAAGGTATCTTTTCATGAAGGTACTAATCAGATGATGATTAAGGTGGTAAACTCTAAAACTCATGAGGTTTTGAAAGAAATTCCACCCGAAAAATTAATTGATCTAGTTTACAATCTTTGTGAACTAGCTGGGCTATTTACTGATCGTAGAATTTAA
- the fliD gene encoding flagellar filament capping protein FliD: protein MTIRISGMASGMDIDKIVSDLMRAEKLPATKVYQQKQTIIWTRDQYRNVNTILSKLANAADKLRFSSNFTKLTANSSNSSVVEATMKSGAKEASYSIQVNRMATSATMIGGELSSGGLTGTITISNGTDSKNITLDSKTPQNVIDEINKSSLGIRASYDSVNNRISLVSSSIGDKSQITLAGDTQQLGFQAGTIRGDNAEVLVNGQKVEISNNILELDGVSLKLKGVSSGSVLVNVTKETTSVKNTIMDFVNLYNETIDSLRAKSSESVFRDYKPLLDEEKDAMSEKQVELWENKAKSGLLRNDSIIEDTINSLRNGLSKALNTTGTFKSLSDIGISFKSFMDGGVSELGKLKIDEAKLEQAINDHPEDVINLFTQLPTADKTSSEYFEQTGFADRIYQSLQKQSAKIIKKIGNGINSETIDDSYYGNLLKNLNSKIVTLDDRLERIEDRYYKQFTAMEKALQQLNSQGSWLAQQLSM from the coding sequence ATGACTATCAGAATCAGCGGTATGGCCTCAGGTATGGATATTGACAAGATCGTATCTGACTTAATGAGGGCAGAGAAATTACCTGCTACAAAGGTATACCAGCAAAAACAAACAATTATTTGGACAAGAGATCAGTATCGTAATGTGAATACTATATTGTCGAAATTGGCGAATGCTGCAGATAAACTGAGATTTTCTTCTAACTTTACGAAACTTACAGCCAATTCAAGTAATTCATCTGTAGTAGAGGCGACCATGAAATCTGGAGCCAAGGAAGCTTCCTACAGCATTCAGGTTAACAGAATGGCAACATCTGCTACAATGATCGGAGGCGAGCTTTCAAGCGGCGGCTTGACAGGTACAATTACTATTTCCAATGGAACCGATAGTAAGAACATTACTTTGGACTCCAAAACTCCTCAAAATGTAATTGATGAGATTAATAAGTCTAGTTTAGGAATTCGGGCAAGCTATGATTCCGTCAATAATCGGATCTCATTAGTTTCAAGTTCCATCGGGGATAAATCGCAAATTACGTTAGCTGGAGACACTCAACAATTAGGCTTCCAAGCAGGAACGATACGTGGTGATAATGCGGAGGTATTGGTGAATGGGCAAAAGGTTGAAATCTCAAACAATATTTTAGAACTGGATGGAGTTTCCTTGAAGTTAAAGGGGGTCTCTTCAGGTTCAGTACTTGTAAATGTAACAAAGGAAACAACTTCTGTCAAAAACACGATAATGGATTTTGTTAATTTGTATAATGAGACCATTGATTCTCTTCGTGCTAAATCATCAGAATCGGTATTTCGAGATTATAAGCCTCTGCTCGATGAAGAAAAGGACGCAATGAGCGAGAAGCAAGTTGAATTGTGGGAAAATAAAGCGAAAAGCGGTCTTTTGAGAAATGATAGCATTATTGAAGATACTATTAATTCTCTTAGAAATGGATTGTCTAAGGCGCTTAATACTACTGGGACGTTTAAATCTTTAAGTGACATCGGTATTAGCTTTAAGTCATTTATGGACGGTGGGGTTAGTGAACTTGGTAAATTAAAGATAGATGAAGCTAAACTAGAACAAGCGATAAACGATCATCCTGAAGATGTAATTAACTTATTTACCCAGTTGCCTACCGCAGATAAAACTTCAAGTGAATATTTTGAACAGACGGGATTTGCAGACCGAATCTACCAGTCACTTCAAAAACAAAGCGCTAAGATTATTAAGAAGATTGGTAACGGTATAAATAGTGAGACTATTGATGACAGCTATTATGGAAACTTACTGAAGAACTTGAATTCAAAGATTGTTACACTGGATGATCGGCTAGAGAGAATTGAAGATCGATACTATAAGCAATTTACTGCCATGGAAAAAGCGCTGCAGCAGCTAAACAGCCAAGGTTCGTGGCTAGCACAGCAATTAAGTATGTAA
- the fliS gene encoding flagellar export chaperone FliS: MMKQNYQLHYQKVRVETAGPGELTLILYEELYKSLNLARSQFENGDIEQCRHNIYRSRDILQELLVTLNMDYDISKQLYQLYDYYLRRLSDFIVKKDIEILNDVIDFAKGMVETWRQALQIVKSGNE; encoded by the coding sequence ATGATGAAGCAGAATTATCAACTTCACTATCAAAAGGTTAGAGTAGAAACTGCTGGTCCAGGGGAGCTTACGCTTATTTTGTATGAGGAATTGTACAAAAGTCTTAATTTAGCCAGAAGTCAATTTGAGAATGGTGATATTGAGCAATGCAGGCATAATATTTACCGTTCCCGTGATATCCTTCAGGAACTTCTAGTTACCCTCAATATGGATTACGATATTTCAAAACAGCTTTACCAACTGTATGATTATTATTTAAGACGGTTGAGTGACTTTATTGTTAAAAAAGATATTGAAATATTGAATGATGTGATCGATTTTGCAAAAGGAATGGTAGAAACCTGGAGACAGGCATTACAAATTGTAAAAAGCGGTAATGAGTAA
- a CDS encoding IPT/TIG domain-containing protein, translating to MHIKRLLVSLMVMTVIFAGLQLAPDSASANNYLTVNKTVSPSSILEGEEVEVSLDITGTPPVDVVLPNDVVLIIDRSGSMGTQKMEDAKNSAKGFIDLMDFSKHRVGIVDYSDTSRTFDLTTDTAAAKNYISSLKSGGGTATGDAILKAKEMLQNHRDDAQPVIVLLTDGDATIPTSNPYQFALDSANEAKEAGIVFYTIALLETNANPETSGPNLLMKEMATTAHHHHFVLGSVGLSDIYAAIVQEIGLASAYDVVVNDVISDKFEIVPGSYDNNIPRPTVDGNKLSWSFLEMKKDTLTFTYKIRHKKDSGVGSLPVNASGSTITYKDYTGASKQAAIPNPLVTVKYPAPIITSVTPGEGKVTGGETVTITGEFFRDKARVSFAGTYSSKVDYISPTEVKALVPAGYQGTAELRLVNTDGQAAVATYIYYDNPLITSVSPNNGALEGNTVVQVRGSAFMKGAKVKFGDTYSPSVTFNNSSYLSARTPAGIAPGTVDVTVENPDERTATLPQSFTYNEPPKMTISSISPEKGLVTGGETITVIGTLIQPGTKVFFGDIEGSNYKYSSITSMVVNAPANPIAGPVDVRVEGPDGYSVTLPLAYTYETLPPPPAPTIKIITPAEGKLAGGDSIYVDGSGFQSGVMVFFDDMEITQATFINSSRIRVITPPWAVTGKVSITVINPDQQTASLSDAFEYLPPPPAPEPTLKAVTPGNGPFTGGNRVYVDGSNFVNGAQVYFNDQAVATTFVNATRLSITAPPATIQGYVNVKVINPDNKSVEKENAYSYDPPIIIPAPEITSISPNLGLTTGNYIIDIYGKEFQKNATVTIGANQINLYSYVNSTRVRVMVPASSIVGAVDVTITNPDGQSHTVQNGFTYEEPKLTVTRITPGNGPLAGNTSVYVDGANYDPGMTVTFNGQPISFTYVNNTRIRIITPAGTVSGPVPIVLTSPAGTTASIEFIYDAPPPIPDPTITKLSVTSGSIAGGYTLYVDGSAFQNGATIDFGGTNIIPQFVNNTRFKITVPPAAGPGVISVKVINPDGKVSNSKDFEYK from the coding sequence ATGCATATTAAACGTTTATTGGTAAGTCTTATGGTAATGACTGTTATCTTTGCTGGTTTGCAGCTGGCTCCAGATTCAGCGTCAGCGAATAACTATTTGACAGTAAACAAAACTGTTTCTCCGTCAAGTATTCTTGAGGGGGAAGAAGTTGAAGTTAGTCTTGATATAACAGGTACCCCGCCTGTTGATGTGGTATTGCCGAATGATGTGGTCTTGATTATCGATAGATCAGGAAGTATGGGTACTCAAAAGATGGAGGATGCCAAAAACTCGGCAAAAGGGTTTATAGATTTAATGGATTTTTCCAAACACCGTGTCGGCATTGTCGATTATAGCGATACTTCACGTACCTTCGATTTAACAACGGATACGGCTGCAGCTAAAAACTATATATCTAGTCTTAAATCAGGTGGAGGAACTGCCACAGGAGATGCTATTTTAAAAGCAAAGGAAATGCTTCAAAATCACAGAGACGATGCTCAACCAGTTATTGTACTTCTAACGGATGGCGATGCAACGATTCCGACTTCAAACCCTTATCAATTCGCCTTAGATTCAGCAAATGAAGCTAAGGAGGCAGGTATTGTTTTCTATACGATCGCATTACTTGAGACAAACGCTAATCCAGAAACCAGCGGTCCTAACTTATTAATGAAAGAGATGGCTACGACAGCGCATCACCATCACTTTGTATTAGGATCCGTTGGTTTATCGGATATTTATGCTGCGATTGTTCAGGAGATCGGATTAGCAAGTGCTTATGACGTAGTTGTGAATGATGTAATCTCTGACAAGTTCGAAATAGTTCCAGGTTCATATGATAATAATATACCTCGTCCTACTGTGGATGGGAATAAGTTATCATGGAGTTTTCTGGAAATGAAAAAAGATACCCTTACGTTTACATATAAAATTAGACATAAGAAAGATAGTGGGGTAGGGAGTCTCCCTGTGAACGCTAGTGGTTCAACCATCACATATAAAGATTACACGGGGGCTTCGAAACAGGCAGCTATTCCTAATCCTCTAGTTACGGTTAAATATCCTGCACCGATTATTACTTCCGTCACTCCAGGAGAGGGTAAAGTTACTGGTGGCGAAACAGTAACTATAACGGGTGAATTTTTTAGAGATAAGGCTAGAGTGTCGTTTGCTGGAACGTACTCATCTAAGGTTGACTATATAAGCCCAACAGAAGTAAAGGCGCTTGTACCAGCAGGATATCAAGGTACAGCCGAACTTAGACTTGTTAATACAGACGGACAAGCAGCCGTTGCGACTTATATTTATTATGATAACCCGTTAATTACATCTGTATCACCTAATAATGGGGCATTAGAAGGAAATACAGTTGTACAAGTTAGAGGAAGTGCCTTCATGAAGGGGGCAAAGGTTAAATTTGGAGACACATATTCTCCTAGTGTGACATTTAATAATAGTAGTTATCTTTCTGCGAGAACACCTGCAGGAATCGCTCCCGGAACAGTAGATGTAACTGTTGAAAATCCGGACGAAAGAACGGCTACCCTGCCTCAATCGTTTACTTATAATGAACCGCCTAAAATGACCATTAGCTCTATCTCGCCAGAGAAGGGGCTTGTAACAGGCGGTGAAACAATTACGGTCATTGGTACATTGATTCAGCCTGGCACCAAAGTTTTCTTTGGGGATATAGAGGGTAGCAACTATAAATATTCAAGCATTACTTCCATGGTAGTTAATGCTCCGGCAAATCCGATTGCAGGTCCGGTTGATGTAAGGGTTGAAGGGCCTGATGGATATTCTGTAACACTGCCATTGGCATATACTTATGAAACCCTACCTCCTCCACCTGCACCGACTATTAAGATTATAACCCCTGCAGAAGGGAAACTTGCTGGTGGAGACTCAATTTATGTCGATGGAAGCGGATTTCAGTCGGGAGTAATGGTTTTCTTTGATGACATGGAAATCACACAAGCAACATTTATCAATTCTTCTAGAATTCGAGTTATCACGCCTCCTTGGGCTGTAACAGGAAAAGTAAGTATTACAGTTATTAATCCTGACCAACAGACTGCAAGCTTATCTGATGCATTTGAATATCTTCCACCCCCACCAGCTCCGGAACCGACTTTAAAAGCTGTGACACCGGGGAATGGTCCATTCACAGGCGGAAACAGAGTGTATGTTGATGGTTCAAACTTTGTAAATGGTGCTCAGGTCTATTTCAATGATCAAGCAGTCGCTACAACTTTTGTTAATGCTACTCGACTATCAATTACAGCACCTCCAGCAACGATTCAGGGCTATGTGAATGTAAAAGTTATAAATCCTGATAATAAATCAGTTGAAAAAGAAAATGCATACTCGTATGATCCACCAATTATTATTCCTGCTCCTGAAATTACATCCATTTCTCCTAATTTGGGGTTAACTACAGGAAACTACATCATAGATATTTACGGGAAGGAGTTCCAAAAGAATGCTACGGTAACTATTGGAGCAAACCAAATCAATCTCTATTCCTATGTGAATTCTACCAGGGTTAGAGTTATGGTTCCAGCTTCATCAATTGTTGGAGCTGTGGATGTAACAATCACGAATCCAGATGGCCAGAGTCATACTGTACAGAACGGGTTCACCTATGAAGAGCCGAAACTCACAGTAACTAGAATAACTCCTGGTAATGGGCCGCTAGCCGGGAATACATCTGTGTATGTTGACGGAGCTAATTATGATCCAGGTATGACTGTTACTTTTAATGGACAGCCGATAAGCTTTACGTACGTTAATAATACGAGAATTCGTATTATTACTCCGGCTGGTACAGTTTCGGGTCCTGTTCCGATAGTATTGACTAGTCCAGCAGGAACAACAGCTTCAATCGAGTTTATTTATGATGCTCCTCCTCCAATACCAGATCCTACTATTACAAAATTATCAGTTACTAGTGGTTCTATTGCTGGCGGGTATACGCTGTATGTAGACGGTTCAGCGTTTCAAAATGGTGCAACTATTGATTTTGGTGGAACTAATATTATTCCGCAGTTTGTTAATAATACTCGATTTAAAATTACTGTTCCTCCAGCAGCAGGGCCTGGTGTAATCTCAGTTAAAGTAATAAATCCTGATGGAAAAGTAAGTAATTCGAAGGATTTTGAGTATAAGTAA